One genomic segment of Pelagerythrobacter marensis includes these proteins:
- the purM gene encoding phosphoribosylformylglycinamidine cyclo-ligase: MSDQENTTGGYTYAQAGVSIAAGNALVKAIGPLVKATARPGADGEIGGFGGFFDPKAAGYSDPLLVAANDGVGTKLKLAIDHDLHDTVGIDLVAMCVNDLIVQGAEPLFFLDYFATGKLETGVAERVIAGIAGGCREAGCALIGGETAEMPGMYAAGDYDLAGFCVGAVERGEQLTGDAVRPGQVLLGLASSGVHSNGYSLVRRLAADKRWALGDAAPFDDTRTLIEALIAPTRIYVKALLPAIRAGQIAALAHITGGGLLENIPRVLPEGAHALVDADGWPQPALMAFLQDQGEIAPAEMARTFNCGTGMVLAVEEAAANDLARDLETAGERVFRIGRIEAGERGCTVRGSAGTWLAANGWEAQHLA; this comes from the coding sequence ATGTCTGACCAAGAAAATACGACCGGCGGCTATACCTATGCCCAGGCCGGTGTCTCGATTGCCGCCGGCAACGCTCTCGTCAAGGCGATCGGGCCGCTGGTGAAGGCCACCGCGCGCCCGGGGGCCGATGGCGAAATCGGCGGCTTCGGCGGCTTTTTCGATCCGAAGGCCGCCGGCTATTCCGATCCGCTGCTGGTCGCCGCGAACGACGGTGTGGGGACCAAGCTGAAGCTGGCGATCGATCACGACCTGCACGATACCGTGGGCATCGATCTGGTCGCCATGTGCGTCAACGATCTGATCGTTCAGGGTGCGGAACCGCTGTTCTTCCTCGACTATTTTGCCACCGGCAAGCTGGAAACCGGCGTTGCGGAGCGCGTGATCGCCGGGATCGCCGGCGGCTGCCGCGAAGCGGGCTGCGCGCTGATCGGCGGGGAAACGGCCGAAATGCCGGGCATGTATGCCGCGGGCGATTACGATCTCGCCGGCTTCTGCGTCGGCGCGGTGGAGCGCGGCGAGCAATTGACGGGTGACGCGGTGAGGCCCGGCCAGGTCCTGCTCGGCCTCGCCAGTTCGGGGGTCCATTCCAATGGCTATTCGCTCGTCCGGCGGCTGGCGGCGGACAAGCGCTGGGCGCTGGGCGACGCTGCACCGTTCGACGACACACGGACCCTGATCGAGGCGCTGATTGCGCCCACCCGCATCTATGTGAAGGCACTGCTGCCCGCGATCCGCGCGGGGCAGATTGCCGCGCTCGCCCACATTACCGGCGGCGGGCTGCTGGAAAATATCCCGCGCGTTCTGCCCGAAGGCGCGCACGCGCTCGTCGATGCGGACGGCTGGCCGCAGCCGGCATTGATGGCGTTCCTTCAGGATCAGGGCGAAATTGCGCCTGCCGAAATGGCCCGCACGTTCAACTGCGGCACGGGCATGGTTCTGGCGGTGGAAGAAGCCGCCGCGAACGATCTGGCGCGCGATCTCGAAACGGCGGGGGAGCGGGTGTTCCGCATCGGCAGGATCGAAGCGGGCGAACGCGGCTGCACCGTGCGCGGCAGTGCCGGGACCTGGCTCGCCGCCAATGGGTGGGAGGCACAGCACCTTGCCTGA
- the purN gene encoding phosphoribosylglycinamide formyltransferase has protein sequence MPDGAPRAPAKVAVLVSGKGTNMAALLYASRLPGAAYDIVLVASNDPAAEALTLAEAEGVPSFALPHRGMKRADHDAAMDAAIRDAGAEYVVLAGYMRILGPDIVAAWEGRMLNIHPSLLPRYPGLDTHARAIAAGDSHAGASVHLVTDDLDMGEVLGQAKVAIAPGDTPDVLAERVKLAEHQLYPRVLAQYVSRPFEPEWLVARVRERAMALPQAEETLSHGMPCFGIEKGKKFAWVSVDHHGDGRTALLAKISGVDEQAQLIENDPAHYYRPPYFGDGWIGIRLDLGDTDWEAVDQWLARSWRAVAPKKLTTLMDAADAF, from the coding sequence TTGCCTGACGGCGCGCCGCGCGCCCCGGCGAAGGTCGCCGTGCTGGTATCGGGCAAGGGCACCAATATGGCCGCGTTGCTCTATGCCTCGCGCCTGCCGGGCGCAGCCTATGACATCGTGCTGGTGGCCAGCAACGATCCCGCGGCAGAGGCACTGACGCTGGCCGAGGCGGAGGGCGTGCCCAGTTTCGCCCTTCCCCATCGCGGCATGAAGCGCGCCGATCACGATGCGGCGATGGACGCGGCGATCCGCGATGCCGGCGCCGAATATGTCGTCCTCGCCGGCTATATGCGTATCCTCGGGCCCGATATCGTCGCCGCATGGGAAGGAAGGATGCTCAACATCCACCCTTCGCTGCTGCCGCGCTATCCGGGGCTCGACACCCATGCCCGCGCGATTGCGGCGGGTGACAGCCATGCGGGTGCATCGGTCCATCTGGTCACCGACGATCTCGACATGGGCGAAGTGCTGGGCCAGGCCAAAGTCGCCATCGCGCCCGGCGATACGCCCGATGTACTGGCGGAGCGGGTCAAACTCGCCGAACACCAGCTTTACCCCCGCGTGCTGGCGCAATACGTTTCGCGCCCGTTCGAACCGGAATGGCTGGTGGCGCGGGTCCGCGAACGGGCGATGGCGCTTCCCCAGGCGGAAGAAACGCTTAGCCACGGAATGCCCTGCTTCGGGATCGAGAAAGGCAAGAAATTCGCCTGGGTCAGCGTCGACCATCACGGCGACGGCAGAACCGCCCTGCTCGCCAAGATCAGCGGCGTGGACGAACAGGCGCAGCTGATCGAAAACGATCCGGCACACTATTACCGCCCACCCTATTTCGGCGACGGATGGATCGGTATTCGCCTGGATCTGGGCGATACCGACTGGGAAGCGGTCGACCAGTGGCTGGCCCGCAGCTGGCGCGCGGTCGCCCCGAAAAAACTCACCACCTTGATGGACGCCGCCGACGCGTTCTGA
- a CDS encoding class II 3-deoxy-7-phosphoheptulonate synthase: MARNWTPDSWKSHEARHLPTYDDPQALEAVEATLGAYPPLVFAGEARALKAELAEVSQGQGFLIQGGDCAESFAEFHPNNIRDTFRVLLQMAVVLTFAGKLPVVKVGRMAGQFAKPRSAPTETKDGVTLPSYFGDNVNGIEFTPESRHNDPQRMVRAYSQAAATLNLLRAFAGGGYANLRQVHQWTLDFMGRSPWAEKFGETADRIGEALDFMEACGVDPATVPQLQGTSFYTSHEALLLPYEQAMTRQDSLTGDWYDTSAHMVWIGDRTRFEGSSHIEFVRGIGNPLGLKCGPSLEPDVLLSLLDTLNPGREPGRITLISRFGHEKVEAGLPRLVRAVAREGHPVVWSCDPMHGNVIKSESGFKTRPFDRILSEVKGFFAVHRAEGTHAGGIHIEMTGQDVTECTGGAIAITDEALGDRYHTHCDPRLNAAQSLELAFLLADMIRLETTDRHADAA, translated from the coding sequence GTGGCGCGCAACTGGACACCCGATAGCTGGAAATCGCACGAGGCACGGCATCTGCCGACCTATGACGATCCGCAGGCGCTGGAAGCGGTCGAGGCGACGCTTGGCGCCTATCCGCCGCTGGTCTTCGCCGGGGAAGCGCGCGCGCTGAAGGCGGAACTGGCCGAAGTGTCGCAGGGGCAGGGTTTCCTGATCCAGGGCGGCGACTGCGCCGAAAGTTTCGCCGAATTCCACCCGAACAACATTCGCGACACCTTCCGTGTGCTGTTGCAGATGGCGGTCGTGCTGACGTTCGCGGGCAAGCTGCCGGTGGTGAAGGTGGGCCGCATGGCGGGCCAGTTCGCCAAGCCGCGCAGCGCGCCGACCGAAACCAAGGACGGCGTCACGCTGCCCAGCTACTTCGGCGACAACGTCAACGGGATCGAATTCACGCCCGAATCGCGGCATAACGATCCGCAGCGCATGGTCCGCGCCTATTCGCAGGCGGCGGCGACGCTCAACCTGCTGCGCGCCTTCGCCGGCGGCGGTTACGCCAATCTGCGACAGGTCCACCAGTGGACGCTCGATTTCATGGGCCGCAGCCCGTGGGCCGAAAAGTTCGGCGAAACCGCCGACCGGATCGGCGAGGCGCTCGATTTCATGGAAGCCTGCGGGGTCGACCCGGCCACCGTGCCGCAGTTGCAGGGCACCAGCTTCTACACCAGTCACGAGGCGCTGCTGCTGCCTTACGAACAGGCGATGACGCGGCAGGATTCGCTGACCGGCGACTGGTACGACACCAGCGCGCACATGGTCTGGATCGGCGACCGGACCCGGTTCGAAGGCAGCTCGCACATCGAATTTGTTCGCGGGATCGGCAATCCGCTGGGCCTGAAATGCGGGCCAAGCCTGGAACCGGACGTGCTGCTGAGCCTGCTCGACACGCTCAACCCCGGGCGCGAGCCGGGGCGGATCACGCTGATCAGCCGCTTCGGGCACGAAAAGGTCGAAGCCGGCCTGCCGCGCCTGGTCCGCGCCGTCGCGCGCGAAGGGCACCCGGTGGTGTGGAGCTGCGACCCGATGCACGGCAACGTGATCAAGTCCGAAAGCGGGTTCAAGACCCGCCCGTTCGACCGGATCCTGAGCGAGGTGAAGGGCTTCTTCGCGGTCCACCGGGCCGAAGGGACCCACGCGGGCGGCATTCATATCGAAATGACCGGGCAGGACGTGACCGAATGCACCGGCGGCGCCATCGCCATCACCGACGAGGCGCTGGGCGATCGCTATCACACCCATTGCGACCCGCGCCTCAACGCCGCGCAGTCGCTGGAACTGGCCTTCCTGCTGGCGGATATGATCCGCCTGGAAACCACCGACCGCCACGCCGACGCCGCCTGA
- a CDS encoding M16 family metallopeptidase — MIYLPRAVRPFALLLPLALVAPSATAQVPAPVAAPESLQTGDEVPWIYRGSDVPRDEEWLFGEMDNGLRYAVRENGVPPRQVSIRIRIDAGSLHERDDERGFAHLMEHLSFRESKYLGPAMAIPTWQRLGATFGSDTNAETSPTHTVYKLDLPNATPQALEESFKLLSGMMREPVLNEANLAAEVPIVLAEKRERGGAAERVVEVTRKTLFAGQPLAERMPIGTEATLTGATAEAVQGFHDRWYRPENTVIVAAGDVDPIRLAQLVEKWFGDWQGKGPHVEAPSFGDPVPPPGAQGDNPVGETAVQVEPDMPRSLTYAFMRPWRQVNDTIVYNEGLLTDALAQALINRRLEARARAGGSYLYAQVQQDDVSRSTDATFVTVAPLSGDWQAALKDVRAVIADALSTPPSEEEIAREVAEFDVVFASTVEQRSVMAGSKLADDIVSAVDIRETVAAPETVLNVFRGMRDKLTPDAVLEHTRSLFAGDVVRAVYVTPATGEADAQALKAALREDVAPDASARLDATPISFADLPAIGEPGDVVNAEPLGLLGIERVELGNGVTAILWANDAEPGRIAVRVRFGAGMRAFDQGDAVYRELGERALVQSGLGELGQEELDRISTGRKMALDFEIEESVFTFSAQTRKADLDDQLYLFAAKLAMPRWDENPVLRAKAAARLAYESLATSPGAVLSRDLEYYLRDRDPLYATPDLAMLEKATPAGFREVWEPLLKQGPIEVAIFGEFDREATLETLRRTFGALPPRTPIPADVAARTPDFPAPSADTVVLHHRGDANQAAAVVAWPTGGGVDRLPESRQLEILANLFSNRLIDAMRERAGASYAPQVSNSWPIDLADGGRIAAIAQLRPEDVPAFFAAADEIATDLVANPPTEDELARVTEPLRQLINRASTGNTFWMYQLEGSTRDPRRVQHVRSLLNDYTVTTPQAMQALARKYLAARAGFRLAVIPEGQELVRGPAAAPVQAPAGR; from the coding sequence ATGATTTATCTTCCGCGTGCCGTCCGGCCGTTCGCGCTTCTCCTTCCCCTGGCTCTGGTCGCGCCCTCCGCTACGGCGCAGGTGCCTGCGCCCGTGGCCGCGCCCGAATCGCTGCAGACCGGGGACGAAGTGCCGTGGATCTATCGCGGCAGCGATGTTCCGCGCGACGAGGAATGGCTGTTCGGTGAGATGGACAATGGCCTGCGCTATGCGGTGCGCGAAAACGGCGTGCCCCCGCGGCAGGTTTCGATCCGCATCCGCATCGATGCCGGATCGCTGCACGAGCGGGACGACGAACGCGGCTTCGCCCACCTGATGGAGCATCTGAGCTTCCGCGAAAGCAAGTACCTCGGCCCGGCGATGGCAATCCCAACCTGGCAGCGGCTGGGCGCGACGTTCGGCAGCGACACCAATGCCGAAACTTCGCCTACGCATACGGTTTACAAGCTCGACCTGCCCAATGCGACGCCGCAGGCGCTGGAAGAAAGCTTCAAGCTCCTTTCCGGCATGATGCGCGAACCGGTGTTGAACGAAGCCAACCTGGCCGCCGAAGTGCCGATCGTGCTGGCGGAAAAGCGCGAGCGTGGCGGCGCGGCGGAGCGGGTGGTCGAAGTGACCCGCAAGACGCTGTTCGCCGGCCAGCCGCTGGCCGAACGGATGCCGATCGGGACCGAAGCGACGCTGACCGGGGCCACGGCGGAAGCCGTCCAGGGATTTCACGACCGGTGGTATCGCCCGGAAAACACGGTGATCGTCGCCGCCGGCGATGTCGATCCGATCCGGCTGGCGCAACTGGTCGAAAAGTGGTTCGGCGACTGGCAGGGCAAGGGCCCGCATGTCGAGGCGCCGAGCTTCGGCGATCCGGTTCCGCCGCCCGGCGCGCAGGGGGACAACCCCGTTGGCGAAACCGCGGTGCAGGTGGAACCCGACATGCCGCGTTCGCTGACATACGCGTTCATGCGCCCCTGGCGGCAGGTGAACGACACGATCGTCTATAACGAAGGGCTGTTGACCGATGCGCTGGCGCAGGCACTGATCAATCGCCGGCTGGAGGCACGGGCGCGGGCCGGCGGGTCCTATCTCTATGCCCAGGTCCAGCAGGACGACGTCAGCCGGTCCACCGATGCCACATTCGTTACCGTCGCGCCGCTTTCGGGCGACTGGCAGGCGGCGTTGAAAGATGTTCGCGCGGTCATCGCCGATGCTCTCTCCACCCCGCCTTCGGAGGAGGAGATTGCCCGCGAAGTGGCTGAATTCGACGTGGTGTTCGCCAGTACGGTGGAACAGCGCTCTGTCATGGCGGGCTCCAAGCTGGCCGACGATATCGTCAGCGCGGTCGACATTCGCGAAACCGTCGCCGCGCCGGAAACGGTGCTCAACGTCTTTCGCGGGATGCGCGACAAGCTGACGCCGGACGCGGTGCTGGAACACACGCGGTCGCTGTTTGCCGGCGACGTGGTGCGCGCCGTCTATGTCACGCCGGCAACCGGCGAAGCGGATGCGCAAGCACTCAAGGCCGCGCTGCGCGAAGATGTCGCCCCCGATGCCAGCGCGCGGCTGGACGCGACGCCAATCTCGTTCGCCGACCTGCCAGCGATTGGCGAGCCGGGAGACGTGGTGAACGCGGAGCCGCTGGGTCTGCTGGGGATCGAACGGGTCGAACTGGGCAATGGGGTCACCGCGATCCTGTGGGCCAACGATGCCGAACCGGGCCGGATCGCCGTGCGCGTGCGCTTCGGCGCGGGAATGCGCGCGTTCGACCAGGGGGACGCGGTCTATCGCGAGCTGGGCGAACGGGCGCTGGTCCAGTCGGGCCTGGGCGAACTGGGGCAGGAAGAACTCGATCGCATCTCCACCGGGCGCAAGATGGCGCTCGATTTCGAGATCGAGGAATCGGTGTTCACCTTCTCCGCCCAGACGCGCAAGGCGGATCTGGACGATCAGCTCTATCTCTTCGCGGCCAAGCTGGCGATGCCGCGGTGGGATGAAAATCCCGTGCTGCGGGCCAAGGCGGCAGCGCGGCTGGCTTACGAAAGCCTCGCCACCAGTCCGGGCGCGGTGCTCAGCCGCGATCTCGAATACTATCTGCGCGATCGCGATCCGCTCTACGCCACGCCCGACCTTGCGATGCTGGAAAAAGCGACGCCGGCGGGTTTCCGCGAAGTGTGGGAACCGCTGCTGAAGCAGGGGCCGATCGAAGTCGCGATTTTCGGCGAGTTCGACCGGGAGGCGACGCTGGAAACGCTGCGCCGCACCTTCGGCGCCCTGCCGCCGCGCACGCCGATCCCGGCGGATGTGGCTGCGCGCACGCCTGACTTCCCCGCGCCTTCGGCCGATACCGTCGTGCTGCACCATCGCGGCGATGCCAACCAGGCGGCGGCGGTTGTCGCCTGGCCGACCGGCGGCGGGGTGGACCGGCTGCCCGAATCGCGCCAGCTCGAAATTCTCGCCAACCTGTTCAGCAACCGCCTGATCGATGCGATGCGCGAACGCGCGGGGGCCAGCTACGCCCCGCAGGTTTCCAACAGCTGGCCGATCGACCTTGCCGACGGCGGGCGGATCGCCGCGATCGCACAGCTGCGGCCCGAAGACGTGCCGGCCTTCTTCGCTGCGGCGGACGAGATTGCGACCGATCTGGTGGCCAATCCGCCGACGGAGGACGAACTGGCCCGAGTGACCGAGCCGCTGCGCCAGCTGATCAACCGGGCATCTACCGGCAACACGTTCTGGATGTACCAGCTCGAAGGTTCGACCCGCGATCCGCGCCGGGTCCAGCACGTGCGTTCGCTGTTGAACGACTACACGGTCACCACGCCGCAGGCGATGCAGGCCCTGGCGCGCAAATATCTCGCGGCGCGCGCCGGTTTCCGGCTGGCGGTGATTCCCGAAGGGCAGGAACTGGTGCGCGGCCCGGCCGCCGCGCCGGTGCAGGCCCCGGCGGGGCGGTAA
- a CDS encoding NifU family protein, whose protein sequence is MFIETETTPNPASLKFMPGRQVMPSGTREFPNPEAAEASPLAQAIFDTGEVTNVFFGSDFIAVTAAPGVEWSALKPQVVSILLDHFVSEAPLFAGGDAAGIAVPGEDAMLVEEDPANADVVAQINELLETRVRPAVAGDGGDIQYRGFRDGIVYLQLQGACSGCPSSTATLKHGIEGLLKHYVPEVTEVRAA, encoded by the coding sequence ATGTTCATAGAGACAGAAACCACGCCCAATCCCGCCAGCCTGAAGTTCATGCCGGGCCGTCAGGTCATGCCTTCGGGCACGCGCGAATTCCCCAACCCCGAAGCGGCAGAGGCGAGCCCGCTGGCGCAGGCGATCTTCGACACCGGCGAAGTAACCAATGTGTTCTTCGGCAGCGATTTCATCGCCGTGACCGCCGCACCGGGCGTCGAATGGAGCGCGCTCAAGCCGCAGGTGGTTTCTATCCTTCTCGACCATTTCGTGTCCGAAGCCCCGCTGTTCGCCGGCGGTGACGCCGCCGGTATCGCAGTGCCCGGCGAAGACGCGATGCTGGTGGAGGAAGATCCGGCCAACGCCGATGTCGTCGCACAGATCAACGAGCTGCTCGAAACCCGCGTCCGCCCGGCAGTGGCCGGCGACGGGGGCGACATCCAGTATCGCGGGTTCCGCGACGGGATCGTCTATCTGCAGCTCCAGGGCGCCTGTTCGGGCTGCCCCAGCTCGACCGCGACGCTCAAGCACGGCATCGAAGGCCTGCTGAAGCATTACGTGCCCGAAGTGACCGAGGTTCGCGCGGCCTGA
- a CDS encoding malonic semialdehyde reductase, which yields MTKQYHGHALSTDALDQLFREARSYNGWLDKPVSDEQIEAIHALMKMGPTSANMQPARIVWAKSTEAKAKLSALAMEGNRKKIETAPVVAIVGYDIDFHENLPWLFPHTDAKSWFADDEDGRRSHAFRNSSLQGAYLMLAARSLGLDCGPMSGFDNDAVDEAFFAGDPKFGPRVRSNFICGIGYGDASTIFDRSPRPDFETFCTIA from the coding sequence ATGACTAAACAGTACCACGGCCACGCGCTGTCGACAGACGCGCTGGACCAGCTTTTCCGCGAAGCGCGCAGCTATAACGGCTGGCTCGACAAGCCGGTGTCCGACGAACAGATCGAAGCGATCCACGCGCTGATGAAGATGGGGCCGACTTCGGCCAACATGCAGCCCGCGCGGATCGTTTGGGCCAAATCGACCGAAGCGAAGGCGAAGCTTTCCGCCCTCGCGATGGAAGGGAACCGCAAGAAGATCGAGACCGCGCCGGTCGTCGCGATCGTCGGTTACGACATCGATTTCCACGAGAACCTGCCTTGGCTGTTCCCGCATACCGATGCGAAAAGCTGGTTTGCAGACGACGAGGACGGCCGGCGCAGCCACGCCTTCCGCAATTCCTCGCTCCAGGGCGCCTATCTGATGCTTGCCGCCCGGTCGCTGGGTCTCGACTGCGGGCCGATGTCGGGGTTCGACAACGATGCGGTGGACGAGGCGTTCTTCGCCGGCGACCCCAAGTTCGGCCCCCGCGTGCGCAGCAATTTCATCTGCGGAATCGGATATGGCGATGCGTCGACGATCTTCGACCGCAGCCCGCGCCCCGATTTCGAAACGTTCTGCACCATCGCCTGA
- the tsaB gene encoding tRNA (adenosine(37)-N6)-threonylcarbamoyltransferase complex dimerization subunit type 1 TsaB, which produces MRTLAIECATEACSVALFAGDDLLAHDHRVLGRGHAERLVPMIADLPDRGKAARILVSLGPGSFTGVRIGIATARALGYAWGADVAGYPTLALIAAVMRADRPGQPLAVCTTGGHGEWFVQQFAADGTGLGDARSLPPQQAAEAIDAPLVGGTQAQALVALRGTGDAIPLHPDARYVRDIPAAALLADVRPVYGRAPDARPAAAGGAK; this is translated from the coding sequence ATGCGAACCCTGGCGATCGAATGCGCGACCGAAGCTTGTTCGGTCGCGCTTTTCGCAGGCGACGATCTGCTTGCGCACGATCATCGCGTGCTGGGGCGCGGCCATGCCGAACGGCTGGTGCCGATGATCGCCGACCTGCCCGATCGCGGCAAGGCGGCGCGAATCCTCGTCTCGCTCGGCCCCGGCAGCTTCACCGGCGTGCGCATCGGCATCGCGACCGCGCGGGCGTTGGGCTACGCCTGGGGCGCAGATGTCGCCGGATACCCGACGCTGGCCCTGATCGCCGCGGTCATGCGCGCCGACCGGCCAGGCCAGCCTCTCGCCGTCTGCACCACCGGCGGGCACGGCGAATGGTTCGTGCAGCAATTCGCCGCTGACGGCACCGGTCTGGGCGACGCACGTTCCCTGCCCCCGCAACAGGCGGCAGAGGCGATCGACGCACCGCTGGTTGGCGGCACGCAGGCGCAAGCGCTGGTCGCGCTGCGCGGCACAGGCGACGCGATCCCCCTCCACCCCGATGCCCGCTATGTGCGCGACATCCCCGCCGCCGCGCTGCTCGCCGACGTGCGACCGGTGTATGGCCGCGCGCCCGACGCGCGGCCCGCCGCGGCAGGAGGGGCAAAGTGA
- a CDS encoding GNAT family N-acetyltransferase: protein MNDDLDRIMAVMDAAFDPAWGEAWTRRQVGDSLVLPTTHYAFADAAGAIPAEGEDAAGFTLTRHAPGEEELLLIAVRPESRGCGIGAALLARALEAARARGAERMFLEMRDNNPALALYSRMGFEPIGRRKAYYRMPDGHFRDAITFGREL, encoded by the coding sequence GTGAACGATGATCTCGATCGCATCATGGCGGTCATGGACGCCGCGTTCGATCCGGCCTGGGGCGAAGCCTGGACCCGGCGTCAGGTGGGCGATTCGCTGGTCCTGCCCACCACCCACTACGCCTTCGCCGACGCTGCCGGAGCAATCCCGGCCGAGGGCGAGGACGCGGCAGGTTTCACCCTAACCCGCCACGCACCGGGGGAAGAAGAACTGCTGCTGATCGCGGTGCGCCCCGAAAGTCGTGGCTGCGGCATCGGCGCCGCGCTGCTTGCCCGTGCGCTGGAGGCTGCACGCGCACGCGGCGCGGAGCGAATGTTTCTCGAAATGCGCGACAATAACCCGGCTCTGGCGCTCTATTCGCGCATGGGATTTGAACCGATCGGCCGGCGCAAGGCTTACTACCGTATGCCGGACGGGCATTTCCGTGACGCGATTACATTTGGCCGTGAACTATAA
- a CDS encoding MucR family transcriptional regulator has product MDNIENDMAETLITLTSDIVAAHVSNNSVSVDDVPSLISNVYGALASLGEAEVQEEAPPEPAVSIRASVKPDYIVCLEDGKKLKMLKRYLRTNFDMSPEEYRARWNLPADYPMVAPNYAEKRRELAKKIGLGRKPGQKRGRRKKVAE; this is encoded by the coding sequence ATGGACAATATCGAAAACGACATGGCGGAGACGCTGATTACGCTGACATCCGACATTGTCGCAGCGCATGTAAGCAACAACAGCGTGTCGGTCGACGACGTACCGTCGCTGATTTCCAACGTATACGGTGCCCTCGCCAGCCTTGGCGAAGCCGAAGTTCAGGAAGAAGCTCCGCCGGAACCGGCGGTTTCGATCCGCGCCTCGGTCAAGCCGGATTACATCGTCTGCCTGGAAGACGGCAAGAAGCTGAAAATGCTCAAGCGCTACCTGCGGACCAACTTCGATATGTCGCCGGAAGAATATCGCGCGCGCTGGAACCTGCCCGCCGATTATCCGATGGTGGCCCCCAACTACGCGGAAAAGCGCCGCGAGCTGGCCAAGAAGATCGGCCTCGGCCGCAAACCCGGCCAGAAGCGGGGTCGCCGGAAAAAGGTCGCCGAATAA
- a CDS encoding Fur family transcriptional regulator: MSQRIDLEQLCADRGLRITEQRRVIARVLSESEDHPDVEQLHQRASAIDPKISIATVYRTVRLFEEAGILDRHDFGDGRARYEAAPEAHHDHLIDVESGKVVEFVDPELEALQKVIAERLGYRLVDHRMELYGVKLDRGDKAD; encoded by the coding sequence GTGTCCCAGCGGATCGATCTTGAACAACTGTGCGCCGACCGCGGACTGCGCATCACCGAACAGCGGCGCGTCATCGCCCGGGTCCTGTCCGAAAGCGAAGACCATCCCGATGTCGAACAGCTGCATCAGCGCGCTTCGGCAATCGATCCGAAGATTTCGATCGCCACGGTTTACCGCACCGTGCGCCTGTTCGAAGAAGCGGGCATCCTCGACCGGCACGATTTCGGCGACGGTCGCGCCCGGTACGAGGCCGCGCCCGAGGCGCATCACGATCACCTGATCGACGTGGAAAGCGGCAAAGTCGTCGAATTCGTCGATCCCGAGCTGGAGGCGCTGCAGAAAGTCATCGCCGAACGGCTTGGCTATCGCCTCGTCGATCACCGGATGGAACTCTACGGCGTGAAGCTGGACCGCGGCGACAAGGCGGACTGA
- a CDS encoding lysophospholipid acyltransferase family protein, with amino-acid sequence MDPALREAAARGESTPISIAGWLRLTARVAALLLALLICVPLHYLYRLFVYGSPFPRLFLGLAARIAGARVQKIGVPLRRDVFFIANHVSWIDILSLAGASGTAFVAKHELSRAPVIGWLSKLNRTVFVQRENRLGVAEQINALREALQDNWSVTVFPEGTTTDGRSLLPFKTSMLSVLEPPPPGVLVQPVLIDYGEIAEEIGWIGDEGGLNNARRILARKGTFPVRLHYLEPFSPEEFRGRKAIGARARAAIEAALLTELGEPLREFRHDVVPVRYNAPRD; translated from the coding sequence ATGGACCCGGCGCTGCGCGAGGCCGCGGCGCGCGGAGAAAGCACCCCGATTTCGATTGCCGGATGGCTGCGCCTGACAGCGCGGGTGGCGGCGTTGTTGCTGGCGCTGCTGATCTGCGTTCCGCTGCACTATCTCTATCGCCTGTTCGTGTACGGATCGCCCTTCCCCCGCCTGTTTCTGGGCCTGGCGGCACGGATCGCGGGGGCGCGGGTGCAGAAGATCGGCGTGCCGCTGCGCCGCGACGTGTTCTTTATCGCCAACCACGTTTCGTGGATCGACATCCTTTCCCTTGCAGGCGCCAGCGGAACGGCTTTCGTGGCCAAGCACGAGCTCAGCCGGGCGCCCGTGATCGGCTGGCTCAGCAAGCTGAACCGCACTGTGTTCGTTCAGCGCGAAAACCGTCTGGGCGTGGCCGAACAGATCAACGCCCTGCGTGAGGCGCTGCAGGATAACTGGTCGGTCACCGTCTTCCCCGAAGGGACGACCACCGATGGGCGATCGCTGCTGCCGTTCAAGACGTCGATGCTCAGCGTGCTCGAACCGCCGCCGCCCGGCGTGCTCGTGCAGCCGGTGCTGATCGACTATGGCGAGATTGCGGAGGAAATCGGCTGGATCGGCGATGAAGGCGGACTCAACAACGCACGCCGCATCCTCGCGCGCAAGGGCACTTTCCCGGTCCGGCTGCATTATCTGGAACCTTTCAGTCCCGAGGAATTCCGCGGGCGCAAGGCGATCGGTGCCCGCGCCCGCGCCGCGATCGAGGCCGCCCTGCTGACCGAGCTGGGGGAACCGCTGCGCGAGTTCCGCCACGATGTCGTTCCGGTGCGCTACAATGCCCCGCGCGACTGA